In Cervus elaphus chromosome 5, mCerEla1.1, whole genome shotgun sequence, the following proteins share a genomic window:
- the VAT1 gene encoding synaptic vesicle membrane protein VAT-1 homolog, with amino-acid sequence MSAEREVAEAATAVAAAEAGAGEDASSQPPKAEAAGDAQPSAASEGPAAPSPPPPLLRCLVLTGFGGYDKVKLQTRPAAPPAPGTGQLTLRVKACGLNFADLMARQGLYDRLPPLPVTPGLEGAGVVIAVGEGVNDRKVGDRVMVLIRSGMWQEEVTVPSAQTFLMPETMTFEEAAALLVNYITAYMVLFDFGNLRPGHSVLVHMAAGGVGMAALQLCQTVENVTVFGTASASKHEVLKENGVTHPIDYHTTDYVDEIKKISPKGVDIVMDPLGGSDTAKGYNLLKPMGKVVTYGMANLLTGPKRNLMALARTWWNQFSVTTLQLLPANRAVCGFHLGYLEGEVELVSSVVTRLLALYNQGHIKPRIDSVWPFEKVADAMRQMQEKKNVGKVLLVPGPEKEN; translated from the exons ATGTCCGCCGAGAGAGAGGTAGCCGAGGCGGCCACCGCGGTGGCGGCGGCCGAGGCAGGGGCTGGAGAAGATGCCTCTTCGCAGCCCCCGAAGGCGGAGGCAGCTGGCGACGCTCAGCCGTCTGCGGCCTCCGAGGGGCCCGCCGCCCCTTCGCCGCCGCCGCCTCTGCTGCGCTGTCTCGTGCTCACCGGCTTCGGCGGCTACGACAAGGTGAAGCTGCAGACCCGGCCGGCCGCGCCCCCAGCCCCGGGGACCGGCCAGCTGACACTGCGCGTCAAGGCCTGCGGGCTCAACTTCGCTGACCTTATGGCCCGGCAGGGGCTGTACGATCGGCTCCCGCCGCTGCCCGTCACTCCAGGCTTGGAGGGCGCGGGCGTGGTGATCGCTGTGGGCGAGGGCGTAAACGACCGCAAG GTAGGGGACCGAGTGATGGTGTTGATCCGGTCAGGCATGTGGCAGGAGGAGGTGACTGTGCCTTCAGCCCAGACATTTCTGATGCCGGAGACCATGACTTTTGAAGAAGCTGCTGCTTTGCTGGTCAATTATATCACAGCCTACATGGTCCTCTTCGACTTTGGCAACCTACGGCCTGGCCACAGCGTCTTGGTACACATGGCTGCAG GGGGTGTGGGTATGGCTGCCTTGCAGCTGTGCCAGACAGTGGAGAATGTGACCGTGTTCGGAACGGCCTCAGCCAGCAAGCACGAGGTGCTGAAGGAGAATGGAGTCACACACCCCATCGACTACCACACGACTGACTACGTGGATGAGATCAAGAAGATTTCCCCCAAAG GTGTGGACATTGTCATGGACCCTCTGGGTGGGTCAGATACTGCCAAGGGCTACAACCTCCTCAAACCCATGGGCAAAGTAGTCACTTATG GAATGGCCAACTTGCTGACGGGCCCCAAGCGGAACCTGATGGCCCTGGCACGCACGTGGTGGAATCAGTTCAGCGTGACGACTCTGCAGCTGCTGCCAGCCAACCGAGCCGTCTGTGGCTTCCACCTGGGCTACCTGGAGGGCGAGGTGGAGCTGGTCAGCAGTGTGGTGACCCGCCTCCTCGCTCTATACAACCAGGGCCACATCAAGCCCCGTATTGACTCCGTGTGGCCCTTTGAGAAG GTGGCGGATGCCATGAGGCAGATGCAGGAGAAGAAGAATGTGGGCAAAGTCCTCCTGGTGCCTGGGCCGGAGAAGGAGAACTAG
- the IFI35 gene encoding interferon-induced 35 kDa protein isoform X1, which yields MSGSRNDPATAAAKAPALQSSRDEGIQAGPGRAQARALQALQEEQARLKIRLQELRVLQRNLRDCPQDKVPFPVPESPLVFRGHFEAGKATAKSVVSHVRVCYPLPGGSALVTFDDPNVAKQVLQQKEHQINVEGFRLRVQVQPLELPVLTSIQVSSRMNDQRVLVSGFPAELKLSEEELLDKLEIFFGKTKNGGGDVEMRELLQGGVMLGFTEDGVAQHLCQMGQFTVPLGKQQSCLTVSPYMSGKIQKAEVRPQPVPQSVLVLNIPDVLDSPELQDILEIHFQKPTRGGGEVEAVTVVPPGQRGLAVFTSKSG from the exons GGCTCCAGGAATGACCCAGCCACAGCTGCTGCAAAGGCTCCTGCCCTTCAGAGCAGCCGAGATGAGGGCATTCAAGCTGGGCCAGGACGAGCCCAGGCCAGG GCTCTCCAGGCCCTTCAGGAGGAACAGGCCAGACTAAAGATAAGGCTGCAGGAGCTGCGGGTGCTGCAGAGGAATCTCAGGGACTGCCCCCAAGACAAG GTCCCATTCCCTGTGCCCGAGTCCCCCCTGGTGTTCCGAGGACACTTTGAGGCGGGCAAGGCAACGGCCAAGTCTGTGGTTTCCCATGTGCGGGTTTGTTACCCTCTGCCTGGAGGCTCCGCTCTGGTGACCTTTGATGACCCCAATG TGGCCAAGCAGGTGCTGCAGCAAAAGGAGCATCAGATCAACGTGGAAGGGTTCCGGCTGAGGGTTCAAGTCCAGCCCTTGGAGCTACCCGTGCTGACCAGCATCCAG GTGTCCAGCCGGATGAATGACCAGAGAGTGCTGGTCAGTGGGTTTCCTGCCGAGCTCAAGCTAAGTGAGGAGGAGCTGCTGGACAAGCTGGAGATCTTCTTTGGCAAGACCAAGAATGGAGGTGGTGACGTGGAGATGAGGGAACTGCTGCAAGGGGGTGTCATGCTGGGCTTTACTGAGGATGGAG TGGCCCAGCACCTGTGCCAGATGGGCCAGTTCACAGTGCCACTGGGTAAGCAGCAGTCCTGTCTGACAGTCTCTCCCTATATGAGTGGGAAGATCCAGAAGGCCGAG GTCAGGCCCCAGCCTGTGCCCCAGTCGGTGCTGGTGCTCAACATTCCCGATGTCCTGGACAGCCCGGAGCTACAAGACATCCTGGAGATCCACTTCCAGAAACCCACCCGTGGAGGCGGGGAGGTGGAAGCTGTGACAGTCGTGCCCCCGGGACAGCGGGGCCTGGCAGTTTTCACTTCGAAGTCAGGCTAG
- the IFI35 gene encoding interferon-induced 35 kDa protein isoform X2 translates to MSALQALQEEQARLKIRLQELRVLQRNLRDCPQDKVPFPVPESPLVFRGHFEAGKATAKSVVSHVRVCYPLPGGSALVTFDDPNVAKQVLQQKEHQINVEGFRLRVQVQPLELPVLTSIQVSSRMNDQRVLVSGFPAELKLSEEELLDKLEIFFGKTKNGGGDVEMRELLQGGVMLGFTEDGVAQHLCQMGQFTVPLGKQQSCLTVSPYMSGKIQKAEVRPQPVPQSVLVLNIPDVLDSPELQDILEIHFQKPTRGGGEVEAVTVVPPGQRGLAVFTSKSG, encoded by the exons GCTCTCCAGGCCCTTCAGGAGGAACAGGCCAGACTAAAGATAAGGCTGCAGGAGCTGCGGGTGCTGCAGAGGAATCTCAGGGACTGCCCCCAAGACAAG GTCCCATTCCCTGTGCCCGAGTCCCCCCTGGTGTTCCGAGGACACTTTGAGGCGGGCAAGGCAACGGCCAAGTCTGTGGTTTCCCATGTGCGGGTTTGTTACCCTCTGCCTGGAGGCTCCGCTCTGGTGACCTTTGATGACCCCAATG TGGCCAAGCAGGTGCTGCAGCAAAAGGAGCATCAGATCAACGTGGAAGGGTTCCGGCTGAGGGTTCAAGTCCAGCCCTTGGAGCTACCCGTGCTGACCAGCATCCAG GTGTCCAGCCGGATGAATGACCAGAGAGTGCTGGTCAGTGGGTTTCCTGCCGAGCTCAAGCTAAGTGAGGAGGAGCTGCTGGACAAGCTGGAGATCTTCTTTGGCAAGACCAAGAATGGAGGTGGTGACGTGGAGATGAGGGAACTGCTGCAAGGGGGTGTCATGCTGGGCTTTACTGAGGATGGAG TGGCCCAGCACCTGTGCCAGATGGGCCAGTTCACAGTGCCACTGGGTAAGCAGCAGTCCTGTCTGACAGTCTCTCCCTATATGAGTGGGAAGATCCAGAAGGCCGAG GTCAGGCCCCAGCCTGTGCCCCAGTCGGTGCTGGTGCTCAACATTCCCGATGTCCTGGACAGCCCGGAGCTACAAGACATCCTGGAGATCCACTTCCAGAAACCCACCCGTGGAGGCGGGGAGGTGGAAGCTGTGACAGTCGTGCCCCCGGGACAGCGGGGCCTGGCAGTTTTCACTTCGAAGTCAGGCTAG